One Silene latifolia isolate original U9 population chromosome 4, ASM4854445v1, whole genome shotgun sequence DNA segment encodes these proteins:
- the LOC141652077 gene encoding putative protease Do-like 14, producing the protein MASPGFLSMERHDPKIYDCTELLTVSRCPSTSRCGDGAPVVNLSGEVFSITYYDVACSSPFLPINIAYKWWNHYKQFKEMRHPSYGFEGSHLYSAILPFIENFLAKFPNITDGVRVMKVLQGSYAQTAGLLEDDVIVKCDGKSIKSFLELWNWLFEKVGDAVELQVVRVSLNAIENISMVVGDATPNELNKWPRYH; encoded by the exons ATGGCATCCCCTGGATTTCTCAG CATGGAGCGTCATGATCCTAAAATATACGATTGTACTGAGTTGCTGACAGTCAGTAGATGCCCATCTACGAGCCGa TGCGGTGATGGAGCGCCTGTGGTTAACCTTTCTGGAGAAGTGTTTAGCATCACTTATTATGATGTTGCTTGTTCATCCCCTTTCTTACCTATCAATATTGCATACAAGTGGTGGAACCATTACAAACAATTCAA GGAAATGCGTCATCCATCTTATGGGTTCGAAGGTAGTCACTTGTATTCAGCTATTTTGCCGTTCATAGAGAATTTTTTAGCAAAATTTCCAAACATCACTGATGGTGTTCGCGTGATGAAG GTACTACAAGGGTCTTATGCTCAAACAGCAGGCTTGCTTGAAGACGACGTCATAGTAAAATGTGACGGGAAATCAATCAAAAGTTTCTTAGAG TTGTGGAACTGGTTGTTCGAGAAGGTTGGAGATGCCGTGGAATTACAAGTTGTTCGGGTTAGCCTTAATGCTATTGAAAACATTAGTATGGTGGTCGGCGATGCTACACCCAATGAATTAAACAA GTGGCCACGATATCATTAG